In Chryseobacterium lactis, a single genomic region encodes these proteins:
- a CDS encoding alkaline phosphatase D family protein produces the protein MMENNNKFNRRRFLKNSLLAAGGIFIAPLIESCSDDFTGDTDTAPDGLKNAGFETGVASFDPGATNVIIWTRYSAGVDAELTWEISKNNTFSEVIRRGKANATIVNDFTVAVDIQNISSNTKFYYRFYNVKTKETSVVGETLTLPSKTDSVNEVKMAVVSCSNFPAGLFNVYGAIAQSDADVVVHLGDYIYEYAPGQYGTNPYTNQLGRAHQPAREILNLSDYRERYRQYRGDKNLQFLHQKKPFICVWDDHEFANDTYKSGAENHQPDEGDFQVRKMAAFQAYSEYIPLKTGKDLKIYRSFNFGNIVSLYMMDTRVIARDKQLEYSDYLDSAGNFNQVQFKADFLSTGRKLIGNEQMTWLGSQINADTAKWKVLGQQILMTKMMVPAELLMLLNQILAEIKKLGSAQPATMLALQNTITQLIIIKTRHKQQDPTLTPQEIARVTTTLPYNLDAWDGYFMEREQLYSILAGKNVIVLAGDTHNAWLGKLTNVQGTFIGTELACSSVSSPGLEGYLGITSDPAKAIELAQAFTLLIDDLDYANLYKRGYLHVKFTTGSSQAEWRFVDNIVSETYNTSTEKTYTIS, from the coding sequence ATGATGGAAAATAACAACAAGTTCAACAGAAGAAGATTTCTTAAAAACTCACTATTAGCAGCCGGAGGGATTTTTATCGCTCCCTTGATTGAAAGCTGTAGTGACGACTTTACCGGTGATACGGATACCGCTCCGGATGGTCTTAAAAATGCAGGGTTTGAAACCGGAGTCGCAAGTTTCGATCCCGGAGCTACAAATGTCATTATCTGGACAAGATATTCCGCTGGGGTAGATGCTGAGCTTACCTGGGAAATAAGTAAAAATAATACTTTTTCAGAAGTAATACGAAGAGGAAAAGCCAATGCAACAATCGTTAATGATTTTACCGTTGCCGTTGATATCCAGAATATTTCGTCAAATACAAAATTCTACTATAGATTTTATAACGTTAAAACCAAAGAAACCAGTGTTGTAGGAGAAACCCTTACCCTGCCATCGAAAACAGACTCCGTAAACGAGGTGAAAATGGCGGTAGTATCGTGTTCTAATTTTCCGGCAGGACTTTTTAATGTATATGGAGCTATCGCACAATCTGATGCCGATGTGGTAGTACATCTTGGAGATTATATTTACGAATATGCTCCCGGACAGTACGGAACCAATCCTTATACCAATCAGCTTGGAAGAGCGCACCAACCCGCAAGAGAAATTCTTAACCTCAGCGATTACAGAGAAAGATACAGACAATACAGGGGTGATAAAAACCTTCAGTTTCTTCACCAGAAAAAGCCATTTATCTGCGTATGGGATGATCATGAATTTGCCAATGATACTTACAAATCCGGAGCAGAAAACCATCAACCCGATGAAGGAGATTTCCAGGTGAGAAAAATGGCTGCCTTTCAGGCCTACAGTGAATATATTCCTCTTAAAACAGGAAAGGACCTGAAAATTTACAGAAGTTTCAATTTCGGAAATATTGTTTCCCTTTATATGATGGATACAAGAGTGATTGCAAGAGACAAGCAATTGGAATATTCAGATTATCTGGATAGTGCAGGGAACTTTAATCAGGTACAGTTCAAAGCGGATTTCTTAAGCACCGGCAGAAAGCTTATCGGTAACGAACAGATGACGTGGCTGGGATCACAGATTAATGCAGATACCGCAAAATGGAAAGTGTTGGGACAACAGATTTTGATGACCAAAATGATGGTTCCTGCCGAGCTTTTGATGCTTCTGAACCAGATTCTTGCCGAAATAAAAAAGCTGGGAAGTGCGCAGCCGGCTACGATGTTAGCTCTTCAAAATACAATTACTCAGCTGATTATCATTAAAACAAGACACAAACAGCAGGATCCAACCCTTACACCGCAGGAAATTGCAAGAGTTACAACAACTTTACCTTATAATTTAGATGCCTGGGACGGATATTTCATGGAAAGAGAACAATTGTATTCTATCCTGGCGGGAAAAAATGTAATCGTATTGGCAGGAGATACCCATAATGCCTGGCTTGGTAAACTGACAAATGTACAGGGAACCTTTATAGGAACAGAACTGGCCTGCAGTTCCGTTTCGTCTCCCGGGCTTGAAGGATATCTGGGCATTACTTCCGATCCTGCAAAAGCAATAGAACTTGCTCAGGCATTTACCCTTTTGATTGATGATCTCGATTATGCCAATCTTTATAAAAGAGGATACTTACACGTGAAGTTTACTACCGGAAGTTCGCAGGCAGAATGGAGGTTTGTAGATAATATCGTTTCAGAAACCTATAATACCAGTACAGAAAAAACATATACAATCTCATAG